The genomic DNA tgttaataatgtaaatgccatcttgaggatttattgtcataataaagaaatacagtacttatgttctgtatgttgaatgtacatattcgtccgagttttattcatttttttcttaatgcattgccaaaatgtatatgatcggaaaaattatcgggaatgattggaattgaatcgggagcaacaacaaaaaaagcaatcggatcaggaaatatcgggatcagcagatactcaaactaaaacgatcggatcgggagcaaaaaaacgatcggaacaaccctagtaacaacgtaatcttggttaaaagcaaaaaaacgggcagttagcatttacagtattttacataaatattgcaaattaagACGCCAATGACGTAgttgttaatttctcccattgatttttttcacaacgtttcaaaatgcattcatggtacaaaaaatattataattaccttgaatcctcgaacaaatcactcctgagacaatcctacctgtttgtatgcggtacaactttcatactttttcaacctgaatccggcgttggatcgctgcatgtgtttgagaataactacgaccgacttcgaccgactgaagcgtaGTGTGGgaaggccccctacttgaaggcgtagcgcagtgtctggggaatgtgtcccgtcaatatcattatgaagtctatgcaaatTGGAGATGAGATGCCAAAAAAATGATTGGTGATCACTCAGCTTTAATAGTTAAACGTCCTTGTAGTATATTAAACTACATAAGAAATCAGTTCAGCTCCACATGCAGTGTTAAGACAGGAATTTTATGAAACTCCTGATAGCCATTTCAAATTAATGTTAAAGAAAGTAAAGGTTAACAGTTGATACAGTTATTCTATAGCAAGATCAAAACCTAGTGATGGTGCAAAAGCAGATGATGAGAAGAAAATGAGGAGCTATTGCTTTCTCCGTGCAGATTATGAcaaattatttttgtgtttcaaaaccacatgctTCTCTCACTTCCTGCCCATCCCCCTTTTCAGTCAAGAAGTGTCCTGCTAAATAATTGAGGCTCATTCGCCTGCTTCTGCAACATCTCACACTACCCTAGTTCTCTTCATTATGGGTGTCATCTTGGGGACGTGACGGAAAATGGGGAGGAAATCACATGACTGTGTGGATCAAATGACACAAGGAGCATAATACggttgcataaaaaaaaaaaaatttaaaaaaaacaccatgtaTGGATTATGGCACTGCATTTTTTCATGACTTAAAAAGGTATAACATAGCCTAAATTCATCATGAAACAGTCTATTGTGTATTTCAGTTTGAGGTTCCaatggcaaaagaaaaaaaagatgttttgctGACACCTGCTGTCTCAAGTCGGTTTTATAAACGCTGCTGAAAATAGTAGCCTACTAAAATTTGAATTTCTAAACAAGTTATTTTATATCAACTTTCTAACAAAATTGCAGTATCATATAATTTTAATTGCAGAACAGCTTATTATCAAATaaggttttttatttaaattcttAAGCGAATATTCACTCATCTCATTCACATGCAAGGCAACAACCAATTAACACAAGTTCATTCAATGATTGTTTTTTATGGTTGGAGGTTAAATTAGCAGCATTACACACATACTTTTTTcatcaatttgaaaaaaaaaaaaaaaacatttttaaatgaaagcttTAGGCATTGAAATGATTCTCTTACTATGTGAATGCAAGTAAGTAggttaaaaaaaggcaaaaaggTGATTCTTACTATGTGAATGCAAGTaagcaggcaaaaaaaaaaaaaaaaaggcaaaaaggCGATTCAGTAGATGCCTGAGATTGCAAACAGTGTAGTGAATGTTCTAACTGAAAGCCCACATTCCAAGAAAGTCTTTTGAGGTAAAATGTGCAAATTAGCAAATGCATTAACGAAGAAGTTCCAATGACAATGAATTTTTGCAATGCCAGTCATTCTTGGCACGTCGTGGCATCTAAACTAGCCTCAGCAAGTCCCACCTCTACATCAGGTCGCGTCCCTGTGGCGACCACCAGACCCCCACAGTCCTCCTTGTCACAAGCTACATTGTGGACCTGTTCACTTATCAGAAGCTCAGAGTTTAATTCAGGAGGTGTTTGGGGGATGAATGATGATTCTGAAAATTGTCAAGAAACAGGTccttaaaaaaatcatgtgaattCTTTATTTTATAATGATTAACTAGTATAACAAAAAAAGATGTATGCTTACCACAGTCTGCTGATTGTGCGGCTTCACATGGATGCTTCTCCGAAAGCTTATCCTTACTTAGCAAAGGCACCTGGGAATATAACACACACTTAGACTTGCTTAATCAAAAGCAAACAACTTTACTCATAATGAAGCATACCTTGTCATCATCTACCTTAGATGGCAGGTCGCTGGCTGAAGGCGGACGTGTTGGAATACGATGTAAATAGTCATAGCCGATACCACAACCTAAGCTAAAatgtcaatgaaaaataaagatgcATCACCAGGGAGTTTTAAGTTTGTTCTTCATGACAAATATTTAGTGAACCCACCTGCAATGGGTGAAAATGTGGCTATGAAAATACCCCACTTGCTTTAAATgtattaaaacacattttaaacagactgtaaatgcatttttataagAATTTACTAGGGTtgctccgatcatgtttttttgctcccgatccgatcccgatcgttttagtttgagtatctgccgatcccgatatttcccgatccgattgcttttttttttgctgccgattcaattccaattccaacgaatatatacattcaacatacagtacataagtactgtatttgtttattatgacaataaatcctcaagatggcatttacattattaacattctttctgtgaatgggatccacggatagaaagacttttaattcttaaaggataaatgtgactttgtatattgtgactaaatattgccatctggtgtatttgttgagctttcagtaaatgttactgcatccatttaacttctgcccaaatgcatgatgggaagtgcaaccatgactgtgcgtagtgctaccaattgatatatcttctctgcgttgggaaataacatagggtgttaagaaaaagatcactaACTTTGGTCCCcaaattgcttcccacgatatttctaatcatagggagagggattgtaaggctttagccaatttaaaaaaggctccaaaggctgccaaaattcactctactcactttacgctgccttttagctctctaaatatgtaaaacggcgccattacagattgaacgcgacaatgcgtgagtgggtcatgcagcgcatgcattaattgcgtaaaatattttaacgtgatacatttttaaaaatataaattaccgccattattgggataaatttgataaccctaccttaagcctaaactaaagactctggatgagtgtaacatattatgtctgtaacattaaatacaattacaaaacaatttaattaaaatatatatatttaaaaaaggcatgtccgatatttttttgccgattccgatactttgaaaatgacgtgattggacccaatcgatcgggatggCGACCGATCGggacgccgatcgatcgggacatctctagaatTTACTGTACCTTCCTTCCCCTCCCCAAGTCTCATTTGGAGTCACCACCACTTCTCTGCACCGTTCACTCTGCGTGTTGTACACCAGCAACTTCAGCTCTTTGCCCTGATTAGCTTCAATTAAGGAAAAGAAGTCATCCGactgcaaaaaataaaactttgttGGCTAAAGAGTTGAAATGTTACCGTGGATCAAAATAGACGTACACTTTGCAACAGCTGGTCAGCTCCCACGATAAAGTCAACATGCGCAATGAGGCCAGCGGAGGCTGCGGGAGAGTTGGCCTCGACATCCTGGCAATGAAATGGATTAGTTGGATGCCGCTCAACTCGTGGTGACCTGTTTGTGTTGTTTAAAATATGGCTTTTGCGAAACCGCCTCCAATCATTTCAACAATCGGTGTATGCATTTCAGTGTTTTTGGGTCAAATAACTTATTTTTATGAATTAATGTTTTGTCCTTGCTTACCAGGACATGCCAGACATTTTCAGCAGCCCCTTCAAAACTGCAGAAGCGGACGCTTGCCCCCAGCAGACCTTGGCCCCCCCACATATTACCGGGGGTCACCTCCAGCTCCCTCATCCGCTGTGTCTTGCTGCTGTACACTTGAAGCGTCACAGACTTCTCCACATTAGCCTTCAGCAGGTCTTTCAGCAAGTTGCCTTCTTTACTCTGTAGAGAAACACGTGATGTTAACGCACAATCATGTCCTAACCAACGTAAG from Corythoichthys intestinalis isolate RoL2023-P3 chromosome 20, ASM3026506v1, whole genome shotgun sequence includes the following:
- the LOC130908796 gene encoding Golgi reassembly-stacking protein 1-like isoform X1, with product MGLVQGSFLSDGEATSGYHVNGIQDGSPAFKAGLEPYFDFIISIGNTRLSKEGNLLKDLLKANVEKSVTLQVYSSKTQRMRELEVTPGNMWGGQGLLGASVRFCSFEGAAENVWHVLDVEANSPAASAGLIAHVDFIVGADQLLQSSDDFFSLIEANQGKELKLLVYNTQSERCREVVVTPNETWGGEGSLGCGIGYDYLHRIPTRPPSASDLPSKVDDDKVPLLSKDKLSEKHPCEAAQSADCESSFIPQTPPELNSELLISEQVHNVACDKEDCGGLVVATGTRPDVEVGLAEASLDATTCQE
- the LOC130908796 gene encoding Golgi reassembly-stacking protein 1-like isoform X2, translated to MGLVQGSFLSDGEATSGYHVNGIQDGSPAFKAGLEPYFDFIISIGNTRLSKEGNLLKDLLKANVEKSVTLQVYSSKTQRMRELEVTPGNMWGGQGLLGASVRFCSFEGAAENVWHVLDVEANSPAASAGLIAHVDFIVGADQLLQSSDDFFSLIEANQGKELKLLVYNTQSERCREVVVTPNETWGGEGSLGCGIGYDYLHRIPTRPPSASDLPSKVPLLSKDKLSEKHPCEAAQSADCESSFIPQTPPELNSELLISEQVHNVACDKEDCGGLVVATGTRPDVEVGLAEASLDATTCQE